Proteins encoded within one genomic window of Odocoileus virginianus isolate 20LAN1187 ecotype Illinois chromosome 2, Ovbor_1.2, whole genome shotgun sequence:
- the SLC2A8 gene encoding solute carrier family 2, facilitated glucose transporter member 8 isoform X3, which yields MTPEDQEETQPLLGPLGGSAPRGRRVFLAAFAAALGPLSFGFALGYSSPAIPSLRRAAPPAPHLDEDAASWFGAIVTLGAAAGGLLGGWLVDHAGRKLSLLLCSMPFVAGFAVITAAQNLWMLLGGRLLTGLACGIASLVAPVYISEIAYPEVRGLLGSCVQLMVVTGILLAYLAGWVLEWRWLAVLGCVPPSFMLLLMCFMPETPRFLLSQHKRQEAMAAMQFLWGSAQGWEEPPIGAEHQDSSLASVVVGLIQVLFTATAALIMDRAGRRLLLTLSGVVMVFSTSAFGAYFRLTEGGPSNSSHVDLPAHLSMEPTDTNMGLAWLAVGSMCLFIAGFAVGWGPIPWLLMSEIFPLPVKGVATGACVLTNWFMAFLVTKEFSSLMEVLRPYGAFWLASAFSIFGVLFTVACVPETKGKTLEQITAHFEGR from the exons ATGACGCCTGAGGACCAAGAGGAGACCCAGCCGCTCCTGGGGCCGCTCGGCGGCAG CGCTCCCCGCGGCCGCCGCGTCTTCCTCGCCGCCTTCGCCGCTGCCCTGGGACCGCTCAGCTTCGGCTTCGCGCTCGGCTACAGCTCCCCGGCCATCCCGAGCCTGAGGCGCGCCGCGCCCCCGGCCCCGCACCTCGACGAGGACGCAGCCTCCTGGTTCGGG GCCATCGTGACCCTGGGCGCCGCGGCCGGGGGCCTGCTGGGCGGCTGGCTCGTAGACCACGCGGGGCGCAAGCTGAGCCTCCTCCTCTGCTCCATGCCCTTCGTGGCCGGCTTCGCCGTCATCACCGCGGCTCAGAACCTGTGGATGCTGCTCGGAGGCCGTCTGCTCACCGGCCTGGCCTGTGGCATTGCCTCGCTCGTGGCCCCG GTCTATATCTCTGAAATTGCTTACCCTGAGGTGCGAGGGCTGCTCGGCTCCTGTGTGCAGCTGATGGTGGTCACAGGCATCCTCCTAGCCTACCTAGCAG gctgggtGCTCGAGTGGCGCTGGCTGGCCGTGCTGGGGTGTGTGCCCCCCTCCTTCATGCTGCTGCTCATGTGTTTCATGCCTGAGACCCCTCGCTTCCTGCTGTCTCAGCACAAGCGCCAGGAAGCCATGGCCGCCATGCAGTTCCTATGGGGCTCTGCTCAGGGCTGGGAGGAGCCCCCCATTGGGGCTGAGCACCAG GACAGCAGCCTGGCCTCAGTCGTCGTGGGCCTCATCCAGGTGCTGTTTACTGCCACAGCGGCCCTGATCATGGACAGAGCCGGACGGAGGCTGTTGCTGACCTTGTCAG GTGTGGTCATGGTGTTCAGCACCAGCGCCTTTGGCGCCTACTTCAGGCTGACCGAGGGCGGCCCCAGCAACTCCTCGCACGTGGACCTCCCCGCACACCTCTCCATGGAGCCCACCGATACCAACATGGGGCTGGCCTGGCTGGCGGTGGGCAGCATGTGCCTCTTCATCGCTG GCTTTGCTGTGGGCTGGGGGCCCATCCCCTGGCTCCTCATGTCTGAGATCTTCCCTCTGCCCGTCAAGGGTGTGGCCACCGGCGCCTGTGTCCTTACCAACTGGTTCATGGCCTTTCTGGTGACGAAAGAGTTCAGCAGCCTCATG GAGGTTCTCAGGCCCTATGGTGCCTTTTGGCTGGCCTCTGCCTTCTCCATCTTCGGTGTCCTTTTCACTGTGGCCTGTGTCCCTGAGACCAAGGGGAAGACTTTGGAGCAAATCACAGCCCATTTTGAGGGGCGATGA
- the SLC2A8 gene encoding solute carrier family 2, facilitated glucose transporter member 8 isoform X4 translates to MPFVAGFAVITAAQNLWMLLGGRLLTGLACGIASLVAPVYISEIAYPEVRGLLGSCVQLMVVTGILLAYLAGWVLEWRWLAVLGCVPPSFMLLLMCFMPETPRFLLSQHKRQEAMAAMQFLWGSAQGWEEPPIGAEHQGFHMAQLWRPGVYKPFIIGISLMAFQQLSGINAVMFYAETIFEEAKFKDSSLASVVVGLIQVLFTATAALIMDRAGRRLLLTLSGVVMVFSTSAFGAYFRLTEGGPSNSSHVDLPAHLSMEPTDTNMGLAWLAVGSMCLFIAGFAVGWGPIPWLLMSEIFPLPVKGVATGACVLTNWFMAFLVTKEFSSLMEVLRPYGAFWLASAFSIFGVLFTVACVPETKGKTLEQITAHFEGR, encoded by the exons ATGCCCTTCGTGGCCGGCTTCGCCGTCATCACCGCGGCTCAGAACCTGTGGATGCTGCTCGGAGGCCGTCTGCTCACCGGCCTGGCCTGTGGCATTGCCTCGCTCGTGGCCCCG GTCTATATCTCTGAAATTGCTTACCCTGAGGTGCGAGGGCTGCTCGGCTCCTGTGTGCAGCTGATGGTGGTCACAGGCATCCTCCTAGCCTACCTAGCAG gctgggtGCTCGAGTGGCGCTGGCTGGCCGTGCTGGGGTGTGTGCCCCCCTCCTTCATGCTGCTGCTCATGTGTTTCATGCCTGAGACCCCTCGCTTCCTGCTGTCTCAGCACAAGCGCCAGGAAGCCATGGCCGCCATGCAGTTCCTATGGGGCTCTGCTCAGGGCTGGGAGGAGCCCCCCATTGGGGCTGAGCACCAG GGCTTCCACATGGCCCAGCTGTGGCGTCCTGGCGTCTACAAGCCCTTCATCATCGGCATCTCCCTGATGGCCTTCCAGCAGCTGTCGGGCATCAATGCCGTCATGTTCTATGCAGAGACTATCTTTGAGGAGGCCAAGTTCAAG GACAGCAGCCTGGCCTCAGTCGTCGTGGGCCTCATCCAGGTGCTGTTTACTGCCACAGCGGCCCTGATCATGGACAGAGCCGGACGGAGGCTGTTGCTGACCTTGTCAG GTGTGGTCATGGTGTTCAGCACCAGCGCCTTTGGCGCCTACTTCAGGCTGACCGAGGGCGGCCCCAGCAACTCCTCGCACGTGGACCTCCCCGCACACCTCTCCATGGAGCCCACCGATACCAACATGGGGCTGGCCTGGCTGGCGGTGGGCAGCATGTGCCTCTTCATCGCTG GCTTTGCTGTGGGCTGGGGGCCCATCCCCTGGCTCCTCATGTCTGAGATCTTCCCTCTGCCCGTCAAGGGTGTGGCCACCGGCGCCTGTGTCCTTACCAACTGGTTCATGGCCTTTCTGGTGACGAAAGAGTTCAGCAGCCTCATG GAGGTTCTCAGGCCCTATGGTGCCTTTTGGCTGGCCTCTGCCTTCTCCATCTTCGGTGTCCTTTTCACTGTGGCCTGTGTCCCTGAGACCAAGGGGAAGACTTTGGAGCAAATCACAGCCCATTTTGAGGGGCGATGA
- the SLC2A8 gene encoding solute carrier family 2, facilitated glucose transporter member 8 isoform X5, which produces MTPEDQEETQPLLGPLGGSAPRGRRVFLAAFAAALGPLSFGFALGYSSPAIPSLRRAAPPAPHLDEDAASWFGAIVTLGAAAGGLLGGWLVDHAGRKLSLLLCSMPFVAGFAVITAAQNLWMLLGGRLLTGLACGIASLVAPVYISEIAYPEVRGLLGSCVQLMVVTGILLAYLAGWVLEWRWLAVLGCVPPSFMLLLMCFMPETPRFLLSQHKRQEAMAAMQFLWGSAQGWEEPPIGAEHQGFHMAQLWRPGVYKPFIIGISLMAFQQLSGINAVMFYAETIFEEAKFKDSSLASVVVGLIQVLFTATAALIMDRAGRRLLLTLSGVVMVFSTSAFGAYFRLTEGGPSNSSHVDLPAHLSMEPTDTNMGLAWLAVGSMCLFIAGGSQALWCLLAGLCLLHLRCPFHCGLCP; this is translated from the exons ATGACGCCTGAGGACCAAGAGGAGACCCAGCCGCTCCTGGGGCCGCTCGGCGGCAG CGCTCCCCGCGGCCGCCGCGTCTTCCTCGCCGCCTTCGCCGCTGCCCTGGGACCGCTCAGCTTCGGCTTCGCGCTCGGCTACAGCTCCCCGGCCATCCCGAGCCTGAGGCGCGCCGCGCCCCCGGCCCCGCACCTCGACGAGGACGCAGCCTCCTGGTTCGGG GCCATCGTGACCCTGGGCGCCGCGGCCGGGGGCCTGCTGGGCGGCTGGCTCGTAGACCACGCGGGGCGCAAGCTGAGCCTCCTCCTCTGCTCCATGCCCTTCGTGGCCGGCTTCGCCGTCATCACCGCGGCTCAGAACCTGTGGATGCTGCTCGGAGGCCGTCTGCTCACCGGCCTGGCCTGTGGCATTGCCTCGCTCGTGGCCCCG GTCTATATCTCTGAAATTGCTTACCCTGAGGTGCGAGGGCTGCTCGGCTCCTGTGTGCAGCTGATGGTGGTCACAGGCATCCTCCTAGCCTACCTAGCAG gctgggtGCTCGAGTGGCGCTGGCTGGCCGTGCTGGGGTGTGTGCCCCCCTCCTTCATGCTGCTGCTCATGTGTTTCATGCCTGAGACCCCTCGCTTCCTGCTGTCTCAGCACAAGCGCCAGGAAGCCATGGCCGCCATGCAGTTCCTATGGGGCTCTGCTCAGGGCTGGGAGGAGCCCCCCATTGGGGCTGAGCACCAG GGCTTCCACATGGCCCAGCTGTGGCGTCCTGGCGTCTACAAGCCCTTCATCATCGGCATCTCCCTGATGGCCTTCCAGCAGCTGTCGGGCATCAATGCCGTCATGTTCTATGCAGAGACTATCTTTGAGGAGGCCAAGTTCAAG GACAGCAGCCTGGCCTCAGTCGTCGTGGGCCTCATCCAGGTGCTGTTTACTGCCACAGCGGCCCTGATCATGGACAGAGCCGGACGGAGGCTGTTGCTGACCTTGTCAG GTGTGGTCATGGTGTTCAGCACCAGCGCCTTTGGCGCCTACTTCAGGCTGACCGAGGGCGGCCCCAGCAACTCCTCGCACGTGGACCTCCCCGCACACCTCTCCATGGAGCCCACCGATACCAACATGGGGCTGGCCTGGCTGGCGGTGGGCAGCATGTGCCTCTTCATCGCTG GAGGTTCTCAGGCCCTATGGTGCCTTTTGGCTGGCCTCTGCCTTCTCCATCTTCGGTGTCCTTTTCACTGTGGCCTGTGTCCCTGA
- the SLC2A8 gene encoding solute carrier family 2, facilitated glucose transporter member 8 isoform X1, producing the protein MTPEDQEETQPLLGPLGGSAPRGRRVFLAAFAAALGPLSFGFALGYSSPAIPSLRRAAPPAPHLDEDAASWFGAIVTLGAAAGGLLGGWLVDHAGRKLSLLLCSMPFVAGFAVITAAQNLWMLLGGRLLTGLACGIASLVAPVYISEIAYPEVRGLLGSCVQLMVVTGILLAYLAGWVLEWRWLAVLGCVPPSFMLLLMCFMPETPRFLLSQHKRQEAMAAMQFLWGSAQGWEEPPIGAEHQGFHMAQLWRPGVYKPFIIGISLMAFQQLSGINAVMFYAETIFEEAKFKDSSLASVVVGLIQVLFTATAALIMDRAGRRLLLTLSGVVMVFSTSAFGAYFRLTEGGPSNSSHVDLPAHLSMEPTDTNMGLAWLAVGSMCLFIAGFAVGWGPIPWLLMSEIFPLPVKGVATGACVLTNWFMAFLVTKEFSSLMEVLRPYGAFWLASAFSIFGVLFTVACVPETKGKTLEQITAHFEGR; encoded by the exons ATGACGCCTGAGGACCAAGAGGAGACCCAGCCGCTCCTGGGGCCGCTCGGCGGCAG CGCTCCCCGCGGCCGCCGCGTCTTCCTCGCCGCCTTCGCCGCTGCCCTGGGACCGCTCAGCTTCGGCTTCGCGCTCGGCTACAGCTCCCCGGCCATCCCGAGCCTGAGGCGCGCCGCGCCCCCGGCCCCGCACCTCGACGAGGACGCAGCCTCCTGGTTCGGG GCCATCGTGACCCTGGGCGCCGCGGCCGGGGGCCTGCTGGGCGGCTGGCTCGTAGACCACGCGGGGCGCAAGCTGAGCCTCCTCCTCTGCTCCATGCCCTTCGTGGCCGGCTTCGCCGTCATCACCGCGGCTCAGAACCTGTGGATGCTGCTCGGAGGCCGTCTGCTCACCGGCCTGGCCTGTGGCATTGCCTCGCTCGTGGCCCCG GTCTATATCTCTGAAATTGCTTACCCTGAGGTGCGAGGGCTGCTCGGCTCCTGTGTGCAGCTGATGGTGGTCACAGGCATCCTCCTAGCCTACCTAGCAG gctgggtGCTCGAGTGGCGCTGGCTGGCCGTGCTGGGGTGTGTGCCCCCCTCCTTCATGCTGCTGCTCATGTGTTTCATGCCTGAGACCCCTCGCTTCCTGCTGTCTCAGCACAAGCGCCAGGAAGCCATGGCCGCCATGCAGTTCCTATGGGGCTCTGCTCAGGGCTGGGAGGAGCCCCCCATTGGGGCTGAGCACCAG GGCTTCCACATGGCCCAGCTGTGGCGTCCTGGCGTCTACAAGCCCTTCATCATCGGCATCTCCCTGATGGCCTTCCAGCAGCTGTCGGGCATCAATGCCGTCATGTTCTATGCAGAGACTATCTTTGAGGAGGCCAAGTTCAAG GACAGCAGCCTGGCCTCAGTCGTCGTGGGCCTCATCCAGGTGCTGTTTACTGCCACAGCGGCCCTGATCATGGACAGAGCCGGACGGAGGCTGTTGCTGACCTTGTCAG GTGTGGTCATGGTGTTCAGCACCAGCGCCTTTGGCGCCTACTTCAGGCTGACCGAGGGCGGCCCCAGCAACTCCTCGCACGTGGACCTCCCCGCACACCTCTCCATGGAGCCCACCGATACCAACATGGGGCTGGCCTGGCTGGCGGTGGGCAGCATGTGCCTCTTCATCGCTG GCTTTGCTGTGGGCTGGGGGCCCATCCCCTGGCTCCTCATGTCTGAGATCTTCCCTCTGCCCGTCAAGGGTGTGGCCACCGGCGCCTGTGTCCTTACCAACTGGTTCATGGCCTTTCTGGTGACGAAAGAGTTCAGCAGCCTCATG GAGGTTCTCAGGCCCTATGGTGCCTTTTGGCTGGCCTCTGCCTTCTCCATCTTCGGTGTCCTTTTCACTGTGGCCTGTGTCCCTGAGACCAAGGGGAAGACTTTGGAGCAAATCACAGCCCATTTTGAGGGGCGATGA
- the SLC2A8 gene encoding solute carrier family 2, facilitated glucose transporter member 8 isoform X2, whose product MTPEDQEETQPLLGPLGGSAPRGRRVFLAAFAAALGPLSFGFALGYSSPAIPSLRRAAPPAPHLDEDAASWFGAIVTLGAAAGGLLGGWLVDHAGRKLSLLLCSMPFVAGFAVITAAQNLWMLLGGRLLTGLACGIASLVAPVYISEIAYPEVRGLLGSCVQLMVVTGILLAYLAGWVLEWRWLAVLGCVPPSFMLLLMCFMPETPRFLLSQHKRQEAMAAMQFLWGSAQGWEEPPIGAEHQGFHMAQLWRPGVYKPFIIGISLMAFQQLSGINAVMFYAETIFEEAKFKDSSLASVVVGLIQVLFTATAALIMDRAGRRLLLTLSGVVMVFSTSAFGAYFRLTEGGPSNSSHVDLPAHLSMEPTDTNMGLAWLAVGSMCLFIAGALRAGPVPALFYRAKALCIRSEGSNLRPRLDSDTASVQGGLRQAQGLALRT is encoded by the exons ATGACGCCTGAGGACCAAGAGGAGACCCAGCCGCTCCTGGGGCCGCTCGGCGGCAG CGCTCCCCGCGGCCGCCGCGTCTTCCTCGCCGCCTTCGCCGCTGCCCTGGGACCGCTCAGCTTCGGCTTCGCGCTCGGCTACAGCTCCCCGGCCATCCCGAGCCTGAGGCGCGCCGCGCCCCCGGCCCCGCACCTCGACGAGGACGCAGCCTCCTGGTTCGGG GCCATCGTGACCCTGGGCGCCGCGGCCGGGGGCCTGCTGGGCGGCTGGCTCGTAGACCACGCGGGGCGCAAGCTGAGCCTCCTCCTCTGCTCCATGCCCTTCGTGGCCGGCTTCGCCGTCATCACCGCGGCTCAGAACCTGTGGATGCTGCTCGGAGGCCGTCTGCTCACCGGCCTGGCCTGTGGCATTGCCTCGCTCGTGGCCCCG GTCTATATCTCTGAAATTGCTTACCCTGAGGTGCGAGGGCTGCTCGGCTCCTGTGTGCAGCTGATGGTGGTCACAGGCATCCTCCTAGCCTACCTAGCAG gctgggtGCTCGAGTGGCGCTGGCTGGCCGTGCTGGGGTGTGTGCCCCCCTCCTTCATGCTGCTGCTCATGTGTTTCATGCCTGAGACCCCTCGCTTCCTGCTGTCTCAGCACAAGCGCCAGGAAGCCATGGCCGCCATGCAGTTCCTATGGGGCTCTGCTCAGGGCTGGGAGGAGCCCCCCATTGGGGCTGAGCACCAG GGCTTCCACATGGCCCAGCTGTGGCGTCCTGGCGTCTACAAGCCCTTCATCATCGGCATCTCCCTGATGGCCTTCCAGCAGCTGTCGGGCATCAATGCCGTCATGTTCTATGCAGAGACTATCTTTGAGGAGGCCAAGTTCAAG GACAGCAGCCTGGCCTCAGTCGTCGTGGGCCTCATCCAGGTGCTGTTTACTGCCACAGCGGCCCTGATCATGGACAGAGCCGGACGGAGGCTGTTGCTGACCTTGTCAG GTGTGGTCATGGTGTTCAGCACCAGCGCCTTTGGCGCCTACTTCAGGCTGACCGAGGGCGGCCCCAGCAACTCCTCGCACGTGGACCTCCCCGCACACCTCTCCATGGAGCCCACCGATACCAACATGGGGCTGGCCTGGCTGGCGGTGGGCAGCATGTGCCTCTTCATCGCTG GCGCCCTCCGAGCAGGCCCCGTTCCCGCGCTGTTCTATAGAGCCAAGGCCTTATGCATCAGAAGTGAGGGGAGCAACCTGAGACCCAGGCTGGATTCGGACACTGCTTCAGTCCAGGGGGGTCTTCGGCAAGCCCAGGGCCTAGCCCTGCGCACCTGA